In Bacteroidota bacterium, one DNA window encodes the following:
- a CDS encoding HNH endonuclease, whose translation MSKYKFIVAERYAIWKVLGPQCRWCNQPVEYSECHIDHIIPERLLERGRENEKLEVLSKYGLDTSFEINSFANWIPVHSSCNLSKQGKVIEAAPIFLDLLNEVKQKSSDTAALSEKWKKENKSAKLLATIERGAELGSISIQTVTRIFAGINDNQSPIAGLTGSTINNSVFFVPNNQVWQVLSTEDGFYTLQKDGMVGLSPVDPSADPKWLCTHCMNYGPWDGNQCLICGKFSFD comes from the coding sequence ATGAGCAAGTATAAATTTATTGTTGCTGAGAGGTATGCAATTTGGAAGGTTCTAGGGCCGCAGTGCAGATGGTGCAATCAGCCCGTGGAGTACTCTGAGTGCCACATTGATCATATCATACCAGAAAGGCTTCTAGAAAGGGGTCGGGAGAACGAGAAGCTTGAGGTACTGTCAAAATATGGACTCGACACTTCATTTGAAATCAACTCCTTTGCCAACTGGATCCCAGTTCACTCCTCTTGTAATTTGAGTAAACAGGGGAAAGTGATTGAAGCTGCCCCAATTTTCCTCGATTTACTAAATGAGGTCAAGCAGAAATCAAGTGACACAGCAGCTCTCTCCGAAAAATGGAAGAAGGAGAACAAAAGTGCGAAGCTCCTAGCCACGATTGAAAGAGGAGCTGAATTAGGCTCCATCAGCATACAAACTGTTACGCGAATCTTCGCTGGGATTAATGATAACCAATCGCCCATCGCGGGGCTAACTGGCAGTACGATCAACAACTCTGTTTTCTTCGTCCCAAACAACCAAGTTTGGCAAGTTCTGTCGACCGAAGACGGCTTTTATACTTTGCAGAAGGATGGGATGGTAGGCCTTTCGCCAGTGGACCCATCTGCTGATCCGAAGTGGCTTTGTACACACTGTATGAATTACGGACCTTGGGATGGAAACCAGTGTCTAATCTGTGGCAAGTTTTCATTTGACTAA
- a CDS encoding DUF5343 domain-containing protein yields the protein MAEKKIPYFAVPGTITKILEKIKTAATPENFNGDFLENTLLFKGGNYKTFIQWGKKVGLINSDGTPTALYKKFRNPTTSRSSLGEALRTGYADIFAMDENADKLEKSKFKALVMEATGEAHDSKVLELMVNTFWNAKALADFDSSTSKSEQDVEEANTNVNDKARIHQEYKQQSSGVKLGLSYTINLVLPKTDDPAIFNAIFKSLRDNLLNG from the coding sequence ATGGCAGAGAAGAAGATTCCCTACTTCGCGGTCCCAGGGACTATCACGAAGATATTAGAGAAGATCAAGACAGCGGCCACCCCTGAGAATTTTAACGGCGACTTTCTTGAAAACACACTTTTATTCAAAGGAGGCAACTATAAAACATTCATTCAGTGGGGAAAGAAAGTCGGCTTGATAAATAGCGATGGGACCCCGACTGCACTTTATAAGAAATTCAGAAATCCAACCACGTCAAGGAGCAGCTTGGGAGAGGCTCTACGGACAGGCTATGCTGATATTTTCGCAATGGACGAGAATGCTGACAAGCTTGAGAAGTCGAAATTCAAAGCTTTGGTAATGGAGGCGACGGGTGAGGCTCATGATTCCAAAGTTTTGGAGTTGATGGTTAACACATTTTGGAATGCAAAAGCTTTGGCGGATTTTGATTCGAGCACAAGCAAGAGTGAGCAGGATGTCGAAGAGGCGAACACCAATGTTAACGACAAGGCACGGATTCACCAAGAATACAAGCAACAATCCAGCGGGGTCAAACTTGGATTAAGCTATACCATCAATTTAGTTCTGCCCAAAACAGACGATCCTGCTATCTTCAATGCAATCTTCAAGTCATTAAGAGATAACCTCCTCAATGGATAA
- the dnaK gene encoding molecular chaperone DnaK: MSKIIGIDLGTTNSCVSVMEGTQPVVIANAEGARTTPSIVGFTKSGERLVGQAAKRQAVTNPTNTVYSIKRFMGRRVDEIGEEQKLVPYKITSGDGSSVRVDVQGKEYTPQEISAMILQKMKQTAEDYLGTKITEAVITVPAYFNDAQRQATKDAGEIAGLTVRRIINEPTAAALAYGLDKKQKSEKIAVYDFGGGTFDISVLELGDGVFEVKSTDGDTHLGGDNIDSRLVDYLADEFVKSDGIDLRKDPMALQRLKEAAEKAKIELSQLMQTDVNLPFITATAEGPKHMNLTLTRAKFELLVDDILQRTIEPCKRAMANAKVTPNDIDEVILVGGSTRIPKVQELVRNLFGKEPHKGVNPDEVVAIGAAIQGGVLAGEVKDVLLLDVTPLTLAIETLGGVATPMIQANTTIPTRKSETFSTASDNQPSVEIHITQGERPMAIDNKSLGKFHLDGIPPAPRGVPQVEVTFDIDANGILNVSAKDKASGKEQSIRITSSGGLSKEEIAKMKTDADAHKAEDLKRKEEVDLRNQGDQLVFQSKKQLEELKDKMKPEAQGKINDAVASLETALKGSDTGAIKSAIESLNKAWSEASTQMYADQGAAAPPQGEPNPGSASTDGKNVETADFEVVDEKK, translated from the coding sequence ATGAGTAAGATCATTGGAATTGACCTTGGCACTACGAACTCCTGCGTCTCCGTCATGGAAGGCACGCAGCCGGTTGTTATTGCCAATGCCGAAGGCGCACGCACGACGCCTTCGATCGTCGGCTTTACGAAGTCGGGCGAACGCCTCGTCGGTCAGGCTGCAAAGCGCCAGGCCGTCACCAACCCGACGAATACCGTGTATTCGATCAAGCGCTTCATGGGCCGCCGTGTCGACGAGATCGGCGAAGAACAGAAGCTCGTCCCCTACAAGATCACCTCGGGCGACGGCAGCTCGGTACGCGTTGACGTGCAGGGCAAAGAGTACACGCCGCAGGAGATCTCCGCGATGATCCTGCAGAAGATGAAGCAGACCGCCGAAGATTATCTCGGCACGAAGATCACCGAGGCCGTCATCACGGTCCCGGCATACTTCAACGACGCACAGCGTCAGGCCACGAAAGACGCCGGCGAGATCGCAGGCCTCACCGTGCGCCGCATCATCAACGAGCCGACGGCAGCCGCGCTTGCCTACGGACTTGATAAGAAGCAGAAGAGCGAGAAGATCGCCGTCTATGACTTCGGCGGTGGTACGTTTGATATTTCCGTGCTCGAGCTCGGCGATGGCGTCTTCGAAGTGAAGTCCACCGATGGTGATACGCACCTCGGAGGCGACAACATCGACTCGCGCTTGGTAGATTACCTCGCCGACGAATTCGTAAAATCCGACGGCATCGACCTGCGCAAGGACCCGATGGCCCTGCAACGCTTGAAGGAAGCGGCCGAGAAGGCAAAGATCGAGCTTTCGCAGCTCATGCAGACCGACGTCAATCTGCCGTTCATCACCGCAACGGCCGAAGGCCCGAAGCACATGAACCTCACGCTCACGCGCGCAAAGTTTGAGCTTTTGGTAGATGATATTCTCCAGCGTACCATCGAGCCGTGCAAACGCGCGATGGCGAACGCGAAAGTCACGCCCAACGACATTGACGAAGTCATTCTCGTCGGCGGTTCGACGCGCATCCCGAAGGTGCAAGAGCTTGTTCGCAATCTCTTCGGCAAGGAGCCGCACAAGGGTGTGAATCCGGACGAAGTCGTTGCGATCGGCGCAGCCATCCAGGGCGGCGTGCTCGCCGGTGAAGTGAAGGACGTGCTTCTTCTCGACGTTACCCCGCTCACGCTCGCGATCGAAACGCTTGGCGGCGTTGCCACGCCGATGATCCAGGCGAACACAACGATCCCGACACGCAAGAGCGAGACGTTCTCGACGGCATCCGACAATCAGCCGTCGGTCGAGATTCACATCACGCAGGGTGAACGCCCGATGGCGATCGACAACAAGTCGCTCGGCAAATTCCATCTCGACGGCATCCCGCCTGCCCCGCGCGGCGTCCCGCAGGTCGAAGTCACCTTCGACATCGACGCCAACGGCATCCTGAACGTCAGCGCAAAGGATAAGGCCAGCGGCAAGGAGCAGTCGATCCGCATCACTTCGTCGGGCGGACTCTCGAAGGAAGAGATCGCGAAGATGAAGACGGATGCCGACGCGCACAAGGCCGAGGACCTCAAGCGCAAGGAAGAGGTCGATCTGCGCAATCAGGGCGATCAGCTCGTCTTCCAGTCGAAGAAGCAGCTTGAAGAACTCAAGGACAAGATGAAGCCCGAAGCGCAGGGCAAGATCAACGATGCGGTCGCATCGCTCGAGACGGCGCTCAAGGGCTCCGACACCGGCGCGATCAAATCGGCGATCGAAAGCCTCAACAAAGCCTGGAGCGAAGCTTCGACCCAAATGTACGCCGACCAAGGCGCCGCTGCCCCACCGCAAGGCGAGCCGAATCCCGGCTCCGCCAGCACCGACGGCAAGAACGTCGAAACGGCGGACTTTGAGGTGGTGGATGAGAAGAAGTAA
- a CDS encoding Hsp20/alpha crystallin family protein, whose translation MTKIIARPRNEFDVFPRYFRHMFEDINRELGAVAPTGSYVPRVNISEDAQNIYVAAELPGMTKEDVKITVTEGVLTIRGEKKSEAKQEGRNYHRIERRFGEFVRQFTLPDNVQEENVHASFKDGVLEVVVPKKEPAKPKERQIEISVN comes from the coding sequence ATGACAAAGATCATTGCAAGACCCCGTAACGAATTCGATGTATTCCCCCGCTACTTCCGCCACATGTTCGAGGACATCAACCGCGAGCTCGGCGCTGTCGCACCGACCGGTTCGTATGTCCCCCGCGTGAACATCTCCGAGGATGCGCAGAACATCTACGTCGCCGCCGAACTTCCGGGCATGACGAAAGAGGACGTGAAGATCACCGTGACCGAAGGCGTGCTCACGATCCGTGGCGAGAAGAAGAGCGAAGCAAAGCAGGAAGGCCGCAACTACCATCGCATTGAGCGCCGCTTTGGCGAGTTCGTGCGCCAGTTCACGCTCCCGGACAACGTGCAGGAAGAGAACGTCCACGCTTCGTTCAAAGATGGCGTCCTTGAGGTCGTCGTTCCGAAGAAGGAGCCGGCAAAGCCGAAGGAGCGCCAGATCGAGATCAGTGTCAACTAA